One genomic region from Pseudomonas hormoni encodes:
- a CDS encoding aldolase/citrate lyase family protein codes for MNMPHNAFKAALKNPTTQYGIWAGFATGYAAEIVATTGYDWMLIDGEHAPNTVPGVLAQLQAVAPYSTAPIVRAVTGDANLIKQLLDIGAQTLMIPMVETAEQAAALVRAMRYPPHGIRGVGGGLTRATRWDGVPDYLNTAHEQLCLIVQVESRLGVENVEAIAAVEGVDAVFIGPADLSIGLGHAGNPGHPEVQERIQYTVNATLAAGKACGILAPNEEDARRYQSWGCQFIAVAIDISLLRQSAMTTLARYRTPATAQAPSRTY; via the coding sequence ATGAACATGCCTCACAACGCTTTCAAGGCTGCCCTGAAAAACCCGACGACCCAGTACGGCATCTGGGCCGGTTTCGCCACGGGCTACGCCGCCGAGATCGTCGCCACTACCGGTTACGACTGGATGCTGATCGACGGTGAACACGCGCCGAACACCGTGCCCGGCGTACTCGCGCAACTGCAGGCGGTGGCGCCCTACTCCACCGCGCCAATCGTGCGTGCGGTGACGGGCGACGCCAACCTGATCAAGCAACTGCTGGATATCGGCGCGCAGACGCTGATGATCCCGATGGTCGAAACCGCCGAGCAGGCGGCGGCCCTGGTGCGCGCCATGCGTTATCCGCCGCACGGTATTCGTGGCGTCGGCGGCGGCCTGACCCGCGCCACCCGCTGGGACGGCGTGCCGGATTACCTGAACACCGCCCATGAACAGCTGTGCCTGATCGTTCAGGTGGAATCACGATTGGGTGTTGAAAACGTCGAAGCGATTGCCGCCGTCGAAGGCGTCGATGCGGTGTTTATCGGGCCCGCGGATTTGTCCATCGGGCTTGGTCATGCCGGAAATCCCGGTCACCCGGAAGTCCAGGAGCGCATTCAATACACGGTGAACGCCACGCTCGCGGCCGGCAAGGCGTGCGGCATTCTCGCGCCGAACGAAGAAGACGCGCGCCGCTATCAGAGCTGGGGTTGTCAGTTCATTGCGGTGGCCATCGATATCAGCCTGTTGCGTCAGAGCGCCATGACCACCCTTGCGCGCTATCGCACACCGGCCACCGCTCAAGCGCCGTCGCGCACCTACTGA
- the aldA gene encoding aldehyde dehydrogenase — protein MPVYENFINGRFVVSAAHLDVINPATGAVLSKVPASTAEDVDRALAAARAAQKDWARKPAIERAGHLRRIAAKLRENVAHLARTITLEQGKISGLAEVEVNFTADYLDYMAEWARRIEGEIITSDRQNENIFLFRKPLGVVAGILPWNFPFFLIARKMAPALLTGNTIVIKPSEETPNNCFEFARLVAETDLPPGVFNVVCGDGRVGAALSAHKGVDMISFTGSVDTGSRIMAAAAPNITKLNLELGGKAPAIVLADADLDLAVKAIRDSRIINSGQVCNCAERVYVERKVADQFIERIAAAMSATRFGDPIAQPDIEMGPLINRQGLDSVNRKVRTALSQGANLISGGQIADLPNGFHFQPTVLAGCRADMEIMREEIFGPVLPIQIIDDLDEAIALANDCDYGLTSSIYTRDLSKTMHAMRELDFGETYVNRENFEAMQGFHAGVRKSGIGGADGKHGLYEYTHTHAVYLQG, from the coding sequence ATGCCTGTTTACGAAAACTTCATCAACGGCCGGTTTGTGGTCAGCGCTGCTCATCTCGATGTGATCAACCCGGCCACCGGCGCGGTGCTGTCGAAAGTCCCGGCCTCGACTGCCGAAGACGTTGATCGCGCCCTCGCCGCCGCCCGCGCCGCGCAAAAAGACTGGGCGCGCAAACCGGCGATTGAACGCGCCGGGCATCTGCGTCGCATCGCCGCCAAGCTGCGGGAAAACGTCGCGCACCTGGCGCGCACCATCACCCTGGAACAAGGCAAGATCAGCGGCCTGGCGGAAGTCGAAGTCAACTTCACCGCCGATTACCTCGACTACATGGCCGAATGGGCAAGACGCATCGAAGGCGAAATCATCACCAGTGACCGGCAGAACGAAAACATCTTTCTGTTCCGTAAACCGCTGGGCGTGGTCGCCGGGATTCTGCCGTGGAATTTCCCGTTCTTCCTCATCGCCCGCAAGATGGCGCCGGCCCTGCTGACCGGCAACACCATCGTGATCAAACCCAGCGAAGAAACGCCGAACAACTGCTTTGAGTTCGCCCGCCTGGTAGCCGAAACCGACCTGCCGCCCGGCGTGTTCAATGTGGTCTGCGGCGATGGCCGAGTCGGCGCAGCGCTCAGCGCGCACAAGGGCGTGGACATGATCAGCTTCACCGGCAGCGTGGATACCGGCTCGCGGATCATGGCCGCCGCAGCGCCGAATATCACCAAGCTCAATCTGGAACTGGGCGGCAAGGCACCGGCGATTGTGCTGGCGGATGCCGATCTGGATCTGGCGGTGAAGGCCATCCGCGATTCGCGGATTATCAACAGCGGTCAGGTGTGCAACTGCGCCGAGCGGGTGTATGTCGAGCGCAAGGTCGCCGACCAGTTTATCGAACGTATCGCGGCGGCCATGAGCGCTACCCGCTTCGGCGACCCGATTGCCCAACCCGATATCGAAATGGGTCCGCTGATCAACCGCCAGGGTCTGGACAGCGTCAACCGTAAAGTCCGTACGGCGTTGAGCCAGGGTGCGAATTTGATCAGCGGCGGGCAGATTGCCGATCTGCCCAATGGTTTCCACTTTCAGCCCACCGTGCTGGCCGGCTGCCGGGCGGACATGGAAATCATGCGCGAAGAGATTTTCGGCCCGGTGCTGCCGATTCAGATCATTGACGACCTCGACGAAGCCATCGCCCTGGCCAACGACTGCGACTATGGCCTGACTTCATCGATCTACACCCGCGACCTGAGCAAAACGATGCATGCGATGCGCGAACTGGATTTTGGTGAAACCTATGTGAATCGGGAGAATTTCGAAGCCATGCAGGGCTTCCATGCCGGGGTGCGCAAATCCGGGATTGGTGGTGCGGATGGCAAGCATGGGTTGTATGAGTACACGCATACGCATGCGGTGTATTTGCAGGGCTGA